A section of the Deltaproteobacteria bacterium genome encodes:
- a CDS encoding DUF4071 domain-containing protein translates to MALHAFVAMPFGTKENIDFNKVYDEYIKPALTDAGFDVFRADKEQRAGSIHVDMFQELLLADLVVVDVSIDNPNVWYELGVRHGLRARGVIQIQCRREFMPFDVAGERTQRYHIKDGVPDPTFLEADKKDLATLATETMAAWHGRKVSPVYHNLRYLQEPDWKSLRVEEAKEFWEAYEQWAQRIEIARRKSLPGDILVFTKETPSRMLQPEARRKAGKALLSLGQFSYALHQYQEALEIDPTDLESRRQKGLLLGRLNKHDEAKEWLKAVVEDHPNDAESWAMLGRIEKDAWTLRWRAPNKTLEQMREDALAEEGFLHEAINAYVNGFRKDPRNYYLGINAATLLALKQTLLNEDKTEEQIALEGGVRWAVQSTLTDTPKDYWARVTLGDLELLSADKPQIERQYRVAVAVAEKDWFALDSSRQQLLLLRDLGFRPREVDAGLKIFDRELEKLTTPQVRWKPRNVFLFSGHMIDAPDRPAPRFPAEKEAVATWAIMEKLEELGAGSEDLALCGGACGGDLLFAEACLTRGVPLAMRIPFEEAEFLEASVNFAGDNWRERFLAAKNNANTTLLVMPDELGPLPKGINAFARNNLWRLYTALSWDAENLHFICLWNRKGGDGLGGTQHMHDTVTKHAGHVHILDPATLW, encoded by the coding sequence ATGGCATTACATGCATTTGTTGCAATGCCCTTCGGGACAAAAGAAAATATCGACTTCAACAAAGTCTATGACGAATACATTAAGCCAGCACTCACAGACGCCGGCTTTGACGTGTTTCGTGCGGACAAAGAGCAGCGAGCTGGCAGCATTCACGTAGATATGTTTCAGGAACTCTTGCTTGCTGATCTCGTCGTAGTAGATGTGTCGATCGATAATCCAAATGTCTGGTACGAACTCGGGGTGAGACATGGCTTGCGCGCACGCGGAGTGATCCAGATTCAATGTCGGCGGGAATTTATGCCCTTTGATGTGGCTGGCGAGCGCACCCAGCGATACCACATTAAAGATGGTGTTCCCGATCCCACTTTTCTCGAAGCGGACAAGAAAGACTTAGCAACACTTGCGACAGAAACGATGGCAGCATGGCATGGACGCAAAGTCAGCCCAGTGTATCACAACCTGCGATACCTCCAGGAGCCGGATTGGAAGTCACTTCGAGTTGAGGAAGCGAAAGAGTTTTGGGAGGCCTACGAACAATGGGCACAGCGCATCGAAATCGCTCGAAGGAAAAGTCTGCCAGGCGACATTCTTGTCTTCACCAAAGAAACGCCGTCGCGCATGTTGCAACCCGAGGCGCGTCGTAAAGCCGGCAAGGCGCTGCTTTCGCTCGGGCAGTTTTCGTATGCCTTGCATCAGTATCAGGAAGCGTTAGAAATAGATCCTACTGACCTCGAAAGTCGCCGCCAAAAAGGCTTACTCCTTGGTCGCCTCAACAAACACGATGAAGCAAAAGAATGGTTGAAGGCGGTCGTTGAGGATCATCCTAATGACGCCGAGAGCTGGGCCATGCTCGGTCGTATCGAAAAAGATGCCTGGACACTCAGGTGGCGCGCACCAAACAAGACACTTGAGCAAATGCGCGAAGATGCGCTGGCTGAAGAAGGTTTTCTCCATGAAGCAATCAATGCCTACGTGAATGGGTTTCGCAAAGACCCCCGCAATTATTATTTAGGCATAAATGCGGCTACCTTGCTCGCGCTCAAACAAACACTGCTCAACGAGGATAAAACGGAAGAGCAAATTGCCTTAGAAGGGGGAGTGCGATGGGCGGTACAGAGTACTCTTACCGATACACCGAAGGACTACTGGGCACGAGTAACTCTTGGTGACCTCGAGCTCTTGTCTGCAGACAAACCCCAAATCGAGCGGCAGTATCGAGTCGCCGTCGCCGTTGCCGAAAAAGATTGGTTCGCGCTCGATTCGTCGCGGCAACAACTCCTCTTGTTGCGAGACCTCGGTTTCCGTCCGAGAGAGGTCGATGCTGGCTTAAAGATTTTCGACCGTGAACTAGAGAAACTCACTACACCGCAAGTACGGTGGAAACCGCGTAACGTGTTTCTTTTCAGTGGACATATGATTGATGCTCCCGATCGACCAGCGCCACGTTTTCCGGCAGAGAAAGAAGCAGTTGCTACCTGGGCGATTATGGAAAAACTGGAAGAACTCGGGGCCGGATCTGAAGATCTTGCCCTCTGTGGTGGCGCGTGTGGCGGGGATCTACTGTTCGCCGAAGCCTGCCTCACTCGCGGCGTACCGTTAGCAATGCGGATTCCGTTTGAGGAAGCCGAGTTTCTAGAAGCATCAGTGAATTTCGCTGGCGACAACTGGCGCGAGCGCTTCTTGGCCGCCAAAAACAATGCCAATACCACACTTCTCGTGATGCCAGATGAACTCGGCCCACTTCCCAAAGGTATCAATGCGTTCGCGCGCAACAACCTGTGGAGGTTATACACCGCCTTATCGTGGGACGCGGAGAACCTTCACTTCATTTGCCTATGGAATCGTAAAGGTGGTGACGGTCTGGGGGGTACCCAACACATGCACGACACCGTCACCAAACATGCCGGGCACGTCCATATCCTCGATCCCGCGACCCTGTGGTAA